The stretch of DNA ACGCCGGTGGCCGTGGCAAGGGCCACTTCAAGAACGGCTTCCAAGGCGGCGTCCACCTCATCGAGTCGCCCGAGCAGGCCGCCGATCTGGCTGGCAAGATGATCAATGAGACCCTCGTGACCGTGCAGACCGGCGACGCCGGCAAGCTTGTCCGCAAGGTCATGATCGCCGAGGCCGTGGACATCACCCACGAATACTACCTCGCCATCCTCATGGACCGCGCCACCTGCCGCCCGGTCATCGTCGCCTCCACGGAAGGCGGCATGAGCATCGAGGATGTGGCGCACAACACGCCGGAGAAGATCATCCGCCAGTTCGTCCACCCGCTTCTCGGCCTGCAGGGCTACGAGATCCGCAAGCTGGCCGCCGCGCTCGGCCTCGCCGGTGACCTCGGCAAGCAATTCGGCAAGCTGCTCTCCAATCTCTACAAGCTCTTCGTCTCCCTCGACTGCTCGATGGTCGAGATCAACCCGCTGGTCACCACCCCGGATGGCCGCGTGCTGGCGCTGGATGCGAAGTTCGGCTTCGATGACAACGCGCTCTTCCGCCACCCGGAAATCGTCGCCATGCGCGACAAGGAAGAGGAAGACCCGCGCGAAGTCGCCGCTTCCGAATACGACCTCAACTACATCGGCCTCGATGGAAACATCGCCTGCCTCGTGAATGGCGCAGGCCTCGCGATGGCCACGATGGACATCATCAAGCACTACGGTGGCGAACCGGCCAACTTCCTCGACGTGGGTGGTGGTGCTTCCCGCGAGCAGGTCACCGCGGCCTTCAAGATCATCCTCGCCGACCCGCAGGTGAAGGGCATCCTGATCAATATCTTCGGCGGCATCATGGACTGCAACGTCATCGCCGAAGGCGTGATCGCCGCAGCCAAGGAAACCGGCCTGCCGATCCCGCTCGTCGTCCGCCTCGAAGGCAACAACGTCGATGCCGGCAAGGCCACGCTCGACGCCAGCGGCCTGAACATCGTCTCCGCCAGCACCATGGCGGACGGTGCGCAGAAGATCGTGGCGGCTGTCGCCTGACGCGCTTACGGGTATCCCGCCATGAATAAAATCGGCATCAAGGAAGCAGGTTTCACGGGATACCCGGCCCTCGACATCGAGGAAGCACGCAAATTCTACGGCGGGATCATGGGCCTCAAGGAGGGCATGGTCTTCGAACACGAGGGCAAGGCCGGCTGGGTGGAATTCGAGATTCCCGGCGGCCACACCCTCGCCATCGCGCAGGCAAACGACCAATGGCAGCCCAATGCGGGCGGCGGTGGCCTTTGCTTCGAGATGGAAGACCTCGACGCCGCCATCGCATCGCTCAAGGACGCAGGAGTGAAGATCCTCCTCGAACCGCAGGACTTCCCGGTCTGCCGCATGGCCCTGATCTCGGACCCCAGCGGCAATACAGTGGCCCTGCACCAGAAGAAGTCGAATCACCCCGAGTGCTCGCACTGATCCCACCGCCATGAAAGTCACCGAAATCGCATTCTCCTGCTACCCGGTCACCGACATGGCGCGGTCCGTCGCCTTCTATGAAGGCGTGCTCGGACTGACCAAAACCATGGACCACGAGATGGAAGATGGCAGCGGTCACTGGGTCGAATTCGACATCGGCGCGGGCACCCTCAGCCTCGGAAAGACTCCCGGCTGGGACCCCAGCCCGAATGGCTGCACGGTCGGCCTGGAGGTCGAGGACTTCGACATCGCCGTCGCCAAGGTCCGGGCCGCGGGTGTGACCGTGACCATGGGCCCCATCGAAACGCCGGTCTGCCACATGCTCATGATCTCCGATCCTGACGGCAGCCCGCTCATCATCCACAAGCGCAAGCCGGGCCACGCCTGAATGGCACCCTGCCGCTGTAAGGCTTCCCTTTTCCGAATTTCCACCAATCTCACTTCCCCACTAGCTCAGTTCCGCCATGGCCATCCTCGTTGACGAAAATACCAAGCTCCTCGTGCAGGGCATCACCGGCAGCTTCGGCGCGCGCCACGCGCAGCTGTCCCTCGACTACGGCACCAAGCTCGTCGCCGGCGTCACGCCCGGCAAGGCGGGCCAGAAGTTCGCCGAGATCGTGCCGATCTTCGACACCGTCTCGCAGGCCGTGCAGGAGACGGGTGCCACCGCATCCGCCATTTTCGTCCCGCCGCCATTCGCGGCCGACGCCATCCTCGAGGCCGTGGACGCCGGCGTGGAGCTGGTGGTCTGCATCACCGAGGGCATCCCGGTCATGGACATGATGCGCGTGAAGGAAGCCCTGCGCGGCTCGAAGTCCCGCCTCATCGGCCCGAATTGCCCCGGCCTCGTGACCCCCGGCCTCGGCGAGAAGTCGCACGGCGGCTGCCGCATCGGCATCACCCCGAGCCAGATCTGCAAGCGCGGGAATGTCGGCGTGGTCTCCCGCTCCGGCACCCTCACCTACGAGGCAGTGTTCCAGCTCACCCAGCTCGGCTACGGCCAGAGCACGCTCGTCGGCATCGGCGGCGACCCGATCAATGGCACCAGCCACCTCGACGTGCTGGAAATGTTCAACAATGACCCCGAGACCGAGGCCATCATCATGATCGGCGAGATCGGCGGCACTGCCGAGGTCGAGGCCGCCCGCTGGGCCAAGGAAAACTGCAAGAAGCCGATCGCAGGCTTCATCGCCGGTGCGACCGCACCTCCGGGACGCCGCATGGGCCACGCCGGTGCCATCGTCGGCGGTGAGGAAGACACCGCGCAGGCCAAGAAGCGCATCCTCGCTGAGTGCGGCATCGCCGTCGCCGAAACGCCGAGCGACATGGCGAAGACGCTGCTCGAGCGCTGGGGCAAGTAAGCCCTGCCCGCTGGCCTACCAGCAACAAGATCATCAAGAAGCCCGCGCCTCACTAGGTGCGGGCTTTCTTTTTGTAGCGCCAGCCCTGGGAGCGAAGCCCTGGGAGCGCCGGTCATCAGACCGGCCCGAGTGGTCCCTGACTGCCGCAGGAAACCCTATGCCCCCGGGAAGAGCTCCTCCTTCGATGCAATAGGACCGACAACGAAACGAGCGAAAGAGACGAAAAAAAGGCAGCTTTCACCAGCACTCCCAGCGCCGGAGGTGCGACCCGAGATAAGCCGGTGGCGCGAGCCACCGGTTCCGTAGTGAGGATTTGCAAGCCTCGGCAGGGGCGGCAGACGGCGGTGAATCGGGAGCGTGGAGATGCTTCGTGCCCTTCCGCCGACCCTGCCGGGGCGGCTTTCATACGGCCCTACCGTCCGGTGGCTCACGCCACCGGCTTATCTCGGGTCGCGCCGCTGGCGCTGAAGAGGAATGCATACGGAAACGCGCCCCCCATCACTGATCCACGATCTTCTGCACGATTGTGCCCTTCGAGCGCAGTTTCAGGTTCAACAGCTCCACACCGAGGGAGAAGGCCATGGCGAAGTAGATGTAGCCCTTCGGGATGTGGAAGTGCATGCCCTCGGCCATCAGGGCCGTGCCGATGAGGATGAGGAAGGATAGCGCGAGCATCTTCACGGAAGGATGCTTCGAGACGAAGTCGCTGACCGCACCGGATGCCAGCATCATGACGGCGATGGAGATGACCACGGCAACCATCATTAGCGAGACGCGGGTCGGGTCATTCACCATGCCCACGGCCGTGATTACGGAGTCCAGAGAGAAGATGATGTCGATCATCGCGATCTGGACGAGCACCGCGCCGAAGCTGGAGGCGGCCTTCGGCTTTCCGTGAGATTCCTCGATGCCGTCGAACTTGTGGTGGATCTCCTTGGTGGACTTGTAGATCAGGAAGAAGCCGCCGAGCAGCAGGATCATGTCCTTCCAGGAGATCCCGAGGTGTCCGCCATGCTCGCCCGCCTTCGGGATCATGTCCCATAGCATCGGATGGATCGGCACGTGGAAGAGCGGGTTCTGCAGGCTCATGATCCACGTGATCGAGAGCAGCAGCACGAGCCGCGCACCCATCGCGAGGCTGAGGCCGATCAGGCGGCCCGACTTCCGCTTTTCCTCCGGCAGCCGGTCGACGAGGATCGAGATAAAGACGATATTGTCGATGCCGAGGACGATCTCCAGCAGGGTGAGCGTGAGAAGCGCACCCCATGCCTGGGGATCATTCAGCCAATGGAATTCAAGGAGCGAGGCGATCATGCTGGAAGGGCAGTGAGACCACCCTTCCTAACACGGCCCGACCGTTTGCCTCAAGGCAATAGCCGGACCTCCACCTTCAATGCGTCGGCTTTCCGCGAACGATCTTGATGCCGAGCATGAAGGCGAGAGCGAGTGTCCCTGCCACCACGCCGAAAAGACCATTGAACAACATCGAGAGCAACGAGCCACCGATGCCGCCCACACCCGCCGCGGTATGCTTGATCCACTCGTAAACGGAGTGAATGCCATGCGTGAGGATTTCACCACCGACCAGGAACATCGCCGCCGTGCCGAGGACGGACAGCGTCTTCATGAGGTAAGGCGCGCCCCAGAGGATCGCGCGACCGAAGGCCTTCGCCGCGGCGGAGGCGCGCTGGCTGAGATAGAGGCCGAGATCGTCAAGCTTCACGATGCCCGCGACCAGGCCGTAAACGCCGATCGTCATGGCGAGCGCGATAGCCGAAAGGGTCAAACCCTTCGTGAGGAGCGGCTCTTTCTCCACCACGTTCAGCGTGATCGCGATGATCTCCGCGGAGAGCACGAAGTCCGTGCGGACGGCACCCTTGATCTTTGCTTTCTCATCCACCACGACGGGTGTCGTCTCGGCCAGATCCGCCTTCGCATCCTCGACGGTCTTCTTCGACTCCCCGGGGTGCAGGAAGCGGTGGGATAGCTTCTCGACACCCTCATAGCAGAGGTAGATGCCGCCGACCATCAGCAGCGGCGTGACCAGCCACGGGGCGAAGACACTGATGAGGAGCGCGGCGGGGACCAGGATCAGCTTGTTGACGAAGGAGCCCTTCGCGACCGCCCACACCACCGGCAACTCGCGCTGGGCCACCACGCCGCTCACCTGCTGGGCATTCAGTGCCAGATCGTCACCCAGCACCCCGGCCGTCTTTGAAGCGGCCCTCTTGGTCATCACCGCGACGTCATCAAGGAGCGCGGCAATATCATCCAGCAACGTGAGCAAACTTCCTCCAGCCATGTGCGGGTATCATGACTCGCACCGGGCCACCCCGCGCAAGGGCAATCCCCGTCGAAACCGACGCCGAATTCCCACTTGGCTCGGACGCCGCTCAAGCCGCACTGAATTCCAGCGCGCGCTGCTTCATCTGCGTGGCCATCAGGTTGAGCGCATTCGCCCGGGTGGGGGCGAGGTGTTCCTTGAGGCCGGTGCGGTCGATGAAGGAGAGATCGGCGGAGAGGATGGCGTCCGGGGTCTCGTCATCCAGCACGCGGACGAAAAGAGCGATCATCCCCTTCGTGATGACGGAGTCGGAGTCGGCGAGGAAACGCACCTTGCCGTCCTCGATGTGGGCATCCAGCCAGACCTGCGACTGGCAGCCCTTGATGAGCTTGTCGGCGGTCTTCTGCTCCTCCGGCATCGCGGGCAGCTTCCGGCCCAGCCCGATGACGTATTCATAGCGCTCCTGCCAGTCCGGGAAAAAGGACAGTTCCTCAAGGACCTCCTGCTGTTTGTCGGCGATGCTCATCGCGGCGACAGGGAAAGACGGGCGGACGGCGAATGCACGCTGAAAGTCACGCGGCAGCCCTGATCAGCAATCCTGCTCTCAGCCACCTAGGTTCGGACCGTCGCTGCCGAGCAGCGGACTATCAGCCGGGAGCAAGGTCGGCCGGGAGAGATCCGCGGGCTTGTGCTTCTTCTTCCCGTCCCCGCCGAAGAGGGAGCAGGAACTCATGCCACCGGCTGCGGCTAGCAGCAGCAACGCGGTCGCTACACTCCTCATCGCCGCGGTTGCTTTGGCAATACCCCGAAGGCACCAGCCCCCTGCCCCGGCTGCGGCGGATTCCACGGGATGGTTGTGGAGTCGGTCGTCGGAGGCACCGGCTTCTTCTCCGCGCAGGACACGAGAAGAAAGACCGGGGCTACAAGAAGGAGGATCAGGCGCATGGGAGGGGCATGGCTTGTGAGAAAAATTCAGCGGCGCGGCTGCTGCGGCAACGCACCGAAGGCACCACCACCTTGGCCGGCGACGGGCTTGTTCCACGGGAGCTGGCTGGAGGAAGACGGCGGCGGGACCGGCTTGCGGGTCGTCTCCTTTTCAGCACACGACGGCGAGAGGACGGCGAGGACGATGGCGGCTAGGGTCAGGCGCATGGGCAGAACATAAAAAAGCCTCCGCGGCTTGCAAGCTCGCGGAGGCTGGGAAATTCAGTCTTGGCTGAAAACCGGATCAGTTCGTCGCCGGATTGGCGAGGATGACGCGATCACCCGGCTGGATGCGGGCACCGGCGGCAACCGTCTCGCGGTCGATCTCGGCGATCGTCTGGGAAGGCTCGATGGCGGAAGGTTGCACCTCGGCGATGAGGCGGCCTTCGCGCTTCACCAGCAGCTTGGTCTCAGGCTTGAAGCCCGTGCTGCTGCCGGCACCGATGACGATGAAGCCCCAGTCGTCATTGACCGCGGTCACGACGGACTCCATCGCGTTCTGGCGCATGCGGGAATTGCGTGCGGCGGAACGGTCGGCGAGGCGGGCGATCTCAGCCTGATTGGATTCGACGTTCTTCTGGGCGGCTTCGACGAGGGACTGGACTTCACCCAGAGCCTTGGTCTTGGCCTTCTTGTCTTCTTCGATCTCGGCGACCTTGGTCGGCAGTTCCTGAAGAGTCACACCGGCACCTTGAAGAATCTCGTCAGCCTTCGCGCGGATTCCTTCGAGCTTGGCGAAGGTTTCCTTCTGCTCGGCGAGGGTGCCGTCCACCTTCTTGGTGTCTGCGACCAGCTTGCGCTCGATGGCCTTGAGATTCTCGACGGAAGCGCTCAGGTCTGTTTCCTTCTTGGTGGCGGTATCAAGAAGAGCGAGTTCGTCGCGGAGTTCGACATCCTTGGCGTCTCCCTCCTTAGTCTTTGCCTCCTTGGCGAGAGCCTTCTCCTCTTTCTTTGCCCTCTGGTCCTCGAACTTTGTCTTCGCGTTGAGGGAGAAGTAGCCTGCTCCGCCGATGGCGAGGATCGCGAGAACGTACAAAATTGCTTTCATGCGGGTTTGGAAATCTGGTGTTTGAATTCCTGAAGTTCTATTACTTGTCGTTGCTGCCGGGGACCACGCGGTCGCCCACCATCAGCACGGTTCCCTCGGCGAGGGAGTCCGGCACGACTTCCGCCGCAGCGCGGCCGGCTTCCACGGAGCTGACGCGGAGCTTGGCTACCACGGCACCGTCACGAACCACATTGAGCGGGGATCCGGAGATCACGCCACCCGTATTGCCGATCGGCAGGGTCACGAAACCGTAAGCCGGGAAAATCGAGCTGATGCTGGTGGAGGTGAAGAAGGAGGTCTTGCTGGCGTAGTTGCCATCGACCCTCTTGTATTGAGCGATCACACCCTCGGTGCGGGTCTTCTCGGAGGTCAGATCAGCGAGACGGGCTTCGTTCGACGAGATGTCGTCCTGAAGCTGGGCCAGCTCCTGCTGGGTCTGCTTGATCTTGTCGACCAGCTCCTCGATGTTGCCGATCTCTGCCAGACCTTCCTCGATGGTGGAGATCTTCTTGGCATTGGCTTCAGCCTCGGTCTGCTTGGTAGACAGCGCGGTCTCGAGAGCACCGTTCTTCTTCTGATGGTCAGCTTCCGTTTCGGTCAGTGCCGCGACGGATTCGTCGGTACTCTTGCGGGTAGCAGAAGTGCTTTCATATTGCTTCGACAGGTCTTCGAAACGAGCTTCCGCCTTGGCGAGAAGACTCTCTTCGTTCTGACGAGCAGAGATTTCCTCCTCATACTTCGCTTTATTCTTCGAAGCAATGAAGGCGGCTGCGGCGAGCACAATGGCGGTTAGAATGGCAAATACGTTGGCCATGGGGTTTTGACGGTGACTGGTTGGGTCTTGTTCTAAGGCGCAACCTAGGGATGCACGCTCAGGCGCGGCAATACCAAATTTCGCGATTGTGCGACGTGGATTTACAAAGGATGCACAGGGCACCAACACCCGGCCGATGAATTCCATCCTGCGCGTCTTTTCCTACCTCCGGCACTACCCCGGGCTCGCCACCGCCCAGCTCCTCTGTGCGGTCGGAATGACCCTTTCCGTCTTTGTTTTCCCGAATGCGACCCGCCAAGTGATCGACCAGATCATCCCGAATCCGGCGCGGCACGGTGAATTCGGACTGTGGATCGGCATTTCGCTGGCAGGCTTCTTCCTCAAGGACGGGCTGAACGCCTTACGGATCTTCATTAACAATACTTTCGAACAAAAAGTCATCTACGACATCCGGTCGGACCTCTACTCGAAGATCCAGCGCCTGCCGCTCCGGTGGTTCGACACCCGCCGGACCGGGGACGTGATGACCCGGGTGGTGGAGGACGTGACGAACATGGAGCGCGTGCTGATCGACGGGATCGAGCAGGGCCTCGTGGCGGCCCTCCAGGTGATCGGGGTGGGCATTTTCCTCTTTTACCTGAATCCCGAGGTGGCGCTGTGGGCCACCCTGCCGGTGCCGGTGCTGGCCGTGGGGGCGTGGATCTACTCGACGCGCGGCCGTGACCGCTACCGGAACCAGCGCGACGCCTCGTCCGACCTGAATGCGATCCTGCACGACAACATCTCCGGCATCCGCCAGATCAAGGCCTACGCCGCCGAAGGGGCCGAGCTAGGGCGCTTCAATCGCTACTCCGAGGCGCTCCGCCAAGCCTCGCTGCGAATGATGATGTGGTGGGCGATCTATTCGCCGACGATGTCCTTCGTCCGCATGACCGGCTACGTCTTCGTGCTGGCGGTGGGTGGGCGGGAGGTCATGGAAGGACCGCTTCTAATGGGCGATTTCATAGCATTCTTCCTCTCGCTGTCGCTTTTCTACGAGCCGATCGACCGACTGAACGGGCTGAACCAGATGATCCTCTCTGGCCGCGCAGCGGCGGACCGGGTCTTTGAGATCATCGATTCAGAAGAAGAGAAGAACGCCGCCGACGGCGAGAGGCTCCCGGCGAAAATCCAGGCGCACGTGCGTTTTGACAAAGTCTCCTTCGCCTACGGCGACCAGCCGACGCTGCACGAGGTGGATCTGGAGGCGCGCCCCGGCCAGACGATCGCCCTCGTCGGCTCGACCGGCGCGGGGAAATCCACGGTGCTCTCGGTCCTGACGCGCTTCTACGAGCGGGACAGCGGCGCGGTGACCATCGACGGCATCGACATCGCCACGCTCTCGAAGAATTCCCTTCGCGACCGCCTCGGCTACGTGACGCAGGAGCCCTTCCTCTTCAATGGTACCGTCCGGGAAAACATGGCGCTGGCGAAGCGCGATGCGACGGACGAGGAAATGTGGGCCGCGCTGGAGGCCGCGCACGCCTCGCCCTTCGTGAAGGCCCTGCCCCAGATGCTCGATACGAACGTGGGCGAGCGCGGGGTGAAGCTCTCCGGCGGGGAAAAGCAGCGGCTTTCCATCGCCCGCGCCCTGCTGAAAAACGCACCCATCCTGCTGCTCGACGAGGCCACCGCGTCCGTGGACAGCGAGACGGAGCGCCAGATCCAGGACGCGCTGGACCGCCTGATGGAGAATCGCACCGCCTTCGTGATCGCCCACCGGCTCTCCACCATCCGGAATGCCGACCGCATCTACGTGCTGGAAAAGGGCCGGGTGATCGAGGAAGGCACCCACGACGAGCTGTGGGCACGCGGCGGGAAGTATGCCGAGCTGTGCCGGAAATCTTTTCTGCATCAGGATGAGGCAAATCCGGTGGCCGACGTCGTTTTCAAGCCGTGAAAATCACATACGCTTCCCTGTTCCTCGCCGCAGCCCTCCCCGCCTTCGCGCAGAAGGCCGGTGACACCATGCCACCGGACGCCCTCGGCAAGCTCGAGTGGGTGCAAGGCACCGCCCCGACCGCCTGGGAGCCGGGCAAGGTCTATGTGCTGGAGTGCTGGGCCACCTGGTGCGGCCCGTGCATCGCGGCCATCCCGCACGTGGACGAGCTCTACGACAAGTATCAGGAAAAAGGCCTGCGCGTCATCGGCGTGAACGTCTGGGAAGACGGCAAGGACAAGGTGGAAGCCTTTGTGAAAAACAAGGGTGAAGGCATGTCCTACCCGGTGGCCTACACTGGCAAGGGCGGCGTCTTTGAAACCGAATGGCTGAAGCCCGCGGATGTCCGCGGCATCCCGCACGCCTTCATCGTGAAGGACGGAAAGGTCCTGCTGACCACCCACCCGATGCAGCTCACCGAGCCGGTCATTGAGGGCCTGCTGGCCGGTGGCGACGCCGAGGCGAAGGTGCTGGAAGAGATCAAGGAAGCCCAGCGCAAGCGCGAGGAGGTCGGCAAGGCCAACCAAGCCTTCCGCCAAGCCTCCATGAAGAAGGACACCGCAGCCATGGATGCCGCCTTCTCCGATCTGAAGAAGCTCGATCCCGCGAACACCATGCTGCCCGCGCTGGAAATCGACCTGCTCGTCGCCAAGGCGGACTGGGCCGGTGCGGAGGCCGCGCTGGCCAAGCTGGACGGCAACCCGATGGCCGCCATGACGGTGACGAGCGTCGCGCAGGCGATCTCGAAGACCCCGGACGTGCCGGAGAGCTTCAAGAAGTCGGTGATTTCCAGCTTCGCCACCCTCGTGGAGAAGACCGGTCACGCCATGCAGTACCAGATGCTGGCCAAGCTCCAGTGGTCGCTCGGTGAAAAGGATGCCGCCAAGACCAGCGCCGCCAAGGCCGTGGAGTGGACGAAGTCCGAGAAGGGCGTGAAGGCAGGAATCCCCTCCGCGCCTTTCGAGAAATTCGCCGAAGCCCTCGACAAGGATGAGCTGCCTTCCGACGAGCAGATGACCACCTGGCTGCGCGAGTCCCTGCCCAAGCAGGCCAAGCCCGCTGCCAAGATCACGCCGAAGGAAGGCTGATCACCCTCAGCGCTCCGGCAGACCCGACTTCCAGAGCTGGTTGAGTTGGGTCATGATGTCCTGCCACTTCGCGGCATCCGCGGATTCGCCGAAAGCTCCCACGCCGGCAGCGGCCCCCAGGCCGATGCCGGCGACGAGCGTACCCCAGTAGAGTACGGCCACCAGCTTGCCGGGGAAATCCAGCTTTCCGACGACGGCATAGCCGCCGGGGCACGCCAGCAGGCGGTAGCCGAGCCAGATATTCAGGATAGGAATCATCAGGCCGAGCACCCACCATCCGGTCATGCCGAGATTGCGGAAGCGCTTCACCAGCGTCGCCAGGATCAGGATGCCCACCAGCGGGATAATCACGGGGGGCAGGTAGTCCTTATAGCCATCCGGCACGTAGGGCAGCATCAGCGGGACGGCGAATGCCCAGCCCACCATGAGGGCCAGCGGCAACACCGCGGTCCCCATCACGTAGCCGATGCGCCCGGTGCCGGGGAAGTGGGCCTTCGGGATCGGCTTGGATTCGAAATTTCCCGTGCTCGCGAAGTCCCCGCTCATCGACGGCACGTCATTCGTCGGGGCGCGGCGCTCGAAAAGGCCCTCGACCTCACCCGCCGGCTCCCAGTCGCTGAGCGTGGTGGTCCACACCATGTCGTTCCGGGGGTCGAGCTTACCCGACTTGGCGAGCTCGATCAGATAATCGAATCCGACTGGGCCGTATCGCTCGCCACCGCTCGAAAAAAACCACTGTTGTTGGTGGACCGACATTGCGCCCCTTCGATTATCTTAAATTTCGAGAACGGTCAAACATCAAGCCCGGGACGGTATTTCCCGCCATGATCGCGCTGGCGCCCGGTCGGGCCGCTGTTAGGCTCGGCGGCATGAATGACAGATGTCTTGGTGCGACGGCGGCCTTTTCCGCCGGACTCGCGGTGATCCTCGGAGCCCTCGCGGCGCACGCCCTGCACGACAAGCTGGAGGCGGCCGGTCACGTCGAGTCCTTCGACACGGCCGTGCTGTATCACCTGACGCACTCCATCGCCGCGCTCTTCCTCGCCCATGCGGGCTTCCTCAAGTCGGCGTGGACGATGCTCGCGGGCATGCTGCTTTTCTCCGGCAGCATCTACGTGCTCTGCCTGGTGAAGGGCGTCTCGTGGCTCGGACCTGTCACACCGGTCGGCGGGCTGCTGATGATCATCGCATGGTTCGCGTTGGCAGTAGGTTATGTCCGGAAGAAGGACTGAGCCCGCGGATCGCAAGAAGCGGAATGACTTTTTGTTGATTGACTTCGCATGAGCGAAGGGCGCACGACTCGTGCCGACGTGAAGCGCCTTGTCCACATGATCGTGGCTTTGCTCGGCTGCCTGCACTTGTGCGGCGGCCACTGGGGCGTGATGCAGGCGGTGGCCTGGACGAGCATGCTGGCCGACTACTCGGCGCAGGACGGCTTTGTGGTCGGAGCAAAGAAGACCTTCGACGGCGAGCACCCGTGCTGCATGTGCAAGGCCATCCAGGAGGGAAAGAAGAAGGAGAGCGGAGCGCACGACAAGCAGCTCCCCGCGCCAAATCCCGGCCTGATGCTGAAGGAATGCGTCCTCTCCCCCGCCCTCGTGATTTCACCGCCCGCGCCGCGCGATTGCGTGGTGCTCCCCGCCCCCGACCTTGATGCCCGGGGGCCACGTCTCGGCCTGCGTCCCGCGGTGCCGCCTCCACGGTGCGCGTGACTTGGCTACGCCGGTCGATTCGCTTCCCGTTTCTCACCCTGTCCATCAGGCGATGAGCATTCATGCCCGCACGGCCTCTCCGTGCCCGCATGACTTGCCCGGGATGTGATATCTTTGACCGGTTGCCATGGGATGTATGATCGCATCCGGCTCCGTATCCTCGTGCCGTCGTGGCACGGGGGAGCATTCCCCTTCCTGTCCCGGGAAACAAATCAAGAGCCGCACGCTTGCCGGGACAGGCATGCCCGCATCACTCGCTTGATCCGTATCCTTTCCATCCTGCTATCGCTCGTCGCGGCAGCACATGCCCGCGTGCATTTCGAGGCGCGTCATCTTCATCCGGTGGACATCACCCCGGATGGAGCGCACGTGCTCGCGGTGAATGCACCGGGCGGATACCTCTCCGTCTTCACCCCCGGCACTGCGGAGCATCCCGCGCCGCTGCTGGTCGCGGAGATCCCGGTGGGGCTGGAGCCCGTGACCGTGCGCGCCCGGACATCGCAGGAAGCCTGGGTAGTGAACGAAGTCTCCGATACCATCTCGGTGGTGGACCTCACTCGCCGCGCGGTGGTCTGCACCCTGCCGGTGCCGGACGAACCGGCCGACGTGGTCTTCCTCGGAAACCGTGCCTTCGTTTCCTGCGGGCGGGCGAACCGCATCGCGGTCATCGACACGATCACCCGCGCGGAGACCGCATCGATCCCGCTGGAAGGGAACTTCGTCCGAGCCCTCTCGCTTTCGCCGGACGGAGGCACCTTGCGGGCGGCATTCCTTTATCCGGGGAATCGCACGACCGTCCTCGGCTTCCGCGACGCCCCGCCACAGCCGGCGCCGACAAATCCCTCGCTGCCCGCTCCGCCAGCTACGGCACTCATCGTACCAGACAGCGACCCGCGCATCCCCTACGAGGTGCAAGACCACGACATCGCGGAGATCGACACCGCGACGCTG from Luteolibacter flavescens encodes:
- a CDS encoding VOC family protein; protein product: MKVTEIAFSCYPVTDMARSVAFYEGVLGLTKTMDHEMEDGSGHWVEFDIGAGTLSLGKTPGWDPSPNGCTVGLEVEDFDIAVAKVRAAGVTVTMGPIETPVCHMLMISDPDGSPLIIHKRKPGHA
- a CDS encoding VOC family protein; this translates as MNKIGIKEAGFTGYPALDIEEARKFYGGIMGLKEGMVFEHEGKAGWVEFEIPGGHTLAIAQANDQWQPNAGGGGLCFEMEDLDAAIASLKDAGVKILLEPQDFPVCRMALISDPSGNTVALHQKKSNHPECSH
- a CDS encoding ABC transporter ATP-binding protein, yielding MNSILRVFSYLRHYPGLATAQLLCAVGMTLSVFVFPNATRQVIDQIIPNPARHGEFGLWIGISLAGFFLKDGLNALRIFINNTFEQKVIYDIRSDLYSKIQRLPLRWFDTRRTGDVMTRVVEDVTNMERVLIDGIEQGLVAALQVIGVGIFLFYLNPEVALWATLPVPVLAVGAWIYSTRGRDRYRNQRDASSDLNAILHDNISGIRQIKAYAAEGAELGRFNRYSEALRQASLRMMMWWAIYSPTMSFVRMTGYVFVLAVGGREVMEGPLLMGDFIAFFLSLSLFYEPIDRLNGLNQMILSGRAAADRVFEIIDSEEEKNAADGERLPAKIQAHVRFDKVSFAYGDQPTLHEVDLEARPGQTIALVGSTGAGKSTVLSVLTRFYERDSGAVTIDGIDIATLSKNSLRDRLGYVTQEPFLFNGTVRENMALAKRDATDEEMWAALEAAHASPFVKALPQMLDTNVGERGVKLSGGEKQRLSIARALLKNAPILLLDEATASVDSETERQIQDALDRLMENRTAFVIAHRLSTIRNADRIYVLEKGRVIEEGTHDELWARGGKYAELCRKSFLHQDEANPVADVVFKP
- a CDS encoding SufE family protein; amino-acid sequence: MSIADKQQEVLEELSFFPDWQERYEYVIGLGRKLPAMPEEQKTADKLIKGCQSQVWLDAHIEDGKVRFLADSDSVITKGMIALFVRVLDDETPDAILSADLSFIDRTGLKEHLAPTRANALNLMATQMKQRALEFSAA
- a CDS encoding DUF808 domain-containing protein yields the protein MAGGSLLTLLDDIAALLDDVAVMTKRAASKTAGVLGDDLALNAQQVSGVVAQRELPVVWAVAKGSFVNKLILVPAALLISVFAPWLVTPLLMVGGIYLCYEGVEKLSHRFLHPGESKKTVEDAKADLAETTPVVVDEKAKIKGAVRTDFVLSAEIIAITLNVVEKEPLLTKGLTLSAIALAMTIGVYGLVAGIVKLDDLGLYLSQRASAAAKAFGRAILWGAPYLMKTLSVLGTAAMFLVGGEILTHGIHSVYEWIKHTAAGVGGIGGSLLSMLFNGLFGVVAGTLALAFMLGIKIVRGKPTH
- the sucD gene encoding succinate--CoA ligase subunit alpha, encoding MAILVDENTKLLVQGITGSFGARHAQLSLDYGTKLVAGVTPGKAGQKFAEIVPIFDTVSQAVQETGATASAIFVPPPFAADAILEAVDAGVELVVCITEGIPVMDMMRVKEALRGSKSRLIGPNCPGLVTPGLGEKSHGGCRIGITPSQICKRGNVGVVSRSGTLTYEAVFQLTQLGYGQSTLVGIGGDPINGTSHLDVLEMFNNDPETEAIIMIGEIGGTAEVEAARWAKENCKKPIAGFIAGATAPPGRRMGHAGAIVGGEEDTAQAKKRILAECGIAVAETPSDMAKTLLERWGK
- the sucC gene encoding ADP-forming succinate--CoA ligase subunit beta yields the protein MNIHEYQAKELFDRFQVPSPKGKVASTPEEATAAAKEFAGAKLVIKAQVHAGGRGKGHFKNGFQGGVHLIESPEQAADLAGKMINETLVTVQTGDAGKLVRKVMIAEAVDITHEYYLAILMDRATCRPVIVASTEGGMSIEDVAHNTPEKIIRQFVHPLLGLQGYEIRKLAAALGLAGDLGKQFGKLLSNLYKLFVSLDCSMVEINPLVTTPDGRVLALDAKFGFDDNALFRHPEIVAMRDKEEEDPREVAASEYDLNYIGLDGNIACLVNGAGLAMATMDIIKHYGGEPANFLDVGGGASREQVTAAFKIILADPQVKGILINIFGGIMDCNVIAEGVIAAAKETGLPIPLVVRLEGNNVDAGKATLDASGLNIVSASTMADGAQKIVAAVA